In one window of Arthrobacter pascens DNA:
- a CDS encoding LacI family DNA-binding transcriptional regulator has protein sequence MTSSSPGNPPAKRATILDVAAAAGVSRQTVTRAMNDMPGIRQATRERVQELARELGYSPSRFAKGLVQGARTSVGLAIPDLTNPYFPAFASSVVEMATQRGWNVVMDDFGHGTSSSLDAVARLSPQVDAVIGYLGSDSGKAQAMLGRRPVVVLDDPAGQTAGGISFDYSHAARLALGRLLAVGCGHIAYLDSGTDDALTVRGSAVAGVAAELGIELTVLHAAESAQAAGEAVADLVSRHAAMDGLVVFNDLMAAGALKGLAKSGRTVPDDCAVIGMDGIPLGELVTPELTTLSLNLREVGRTAVDLLEGLLSGAFAHGSPEAQLKLRHDLILRESA, from the coding sequence ATGACCTCCTCTTCCCCCGGTAACCCGCCCGCGAAGCGCGCCACCATCCTCGACGTCGCGGCCGCTGCGGGCGTTTCACGGCAGACTGTGACCCGGGCAATGAACGACATGCCAGGCATCCGGCAGGCCACCCGCGAACGCGTCCAGGAGTTGGCACGGGAACTGGGCTATTCGCCGAGCAGATTCGCCAAGGGCCTGGTGCAGGGAGCGCGAACATCCGTTGGCCTGGCCATCCCCGACCTCACGAATCCCTACTTTCCAGCCTTCGCGTCAAGTGTGGTGGAGATGGCTACCCAGCGCGGCTGGAACGTCGTGATGGATGATTTCGGTCACGGCACAAGCAGTTCGTTGGACGCGGTCGCGCGGCTGTCACCCCAGGTGGACGCCGTGATCGGATATCTGGGCTCCGACTCGGGGAAGGCCCAGGCAATGCTGGGCAGGCGTCCGGTGGTGGTCCTGGACGATCCGGCTGGACAGACGGCCGGCGGAATCTCCTTCGACTACTCGCACGCGGCCAGGCTCGCCCTAGGCCGGCTGCTCGCCGTGGGCTGCGGCCACATCGCCTACCTGGATTCGGGGACAGACGATGCACTTACGGTCCGCGGCTCGGCCGTGGCAGGGGTGGCTGCAGAACTGGGAATTGAACTCACGGTATTGCATGCCGCCGAGTCAGCCCAGGCTGCGGGTGAGGCGGTGGCGGATCTGGTTAGCCGCCACGCCGCAATGGACGGTCTGGTGGTCTTCAACGATCTGATGGCTGCCGGCGCCCTGAAGGGTCTGGCCAAAAGCGGCCGCACAGTGCCGGATGACTGCGCTGTGATCGGAATGGACGGCATTCCCCTCGGGGAGCTTGTCACGCCGGAGCTGACCACCCTGTCCCTGAACCTCCGCGAGGTGGGAAGAACCGCCGTCGACCTTCTTGAAGGACTGCTCTCCGGAGCCTTTGCCCACGGCAGCCCGGAGGCACAGCTAAAGCTCCGTCATGACCTGATTTTGCGTGAATCCGCCTAA